Proteins from a single region of Segatella copri:
- the recJ gene encoding single-stranded-DNA-specific exonuclease RecJ, with protein MHFKWNYESPTPEQQKAAEELGAKLNMSPVLAHLLIKREITTESAAKRFFRPQLSDLINPFLMKDMDIAVDRLNDAMGRKERILVYGDYDVDGCTAVALVYKFLQQFYSNIDYYIPDRYDEGYGVSKKGIDFAHQTGVKLIIILDCGIKAIQEIEYAKSLGIDFIICDHHVPDDVMPPAVAILNPKRPDDPFPFKHLCGCGVGFKFMQAFAKNNNIPFSRLIPLLDFCAVSIAADIVPVVDENRILAFHGLKLLNTNPSIGLKSIIDICGLNGRELSMSDIVFKIGPRINASGRMENGKLSVDLLVERDYSSALRMARHINEYNEQRKDIDKQMTEEANGIVSRLESMKHNSSIVLYDEGWKKGVIGIVASRLTEIYFRPTIVLTRDGDMATGSARSVTGFDIYSAIKSCRDLLLNFGGHTYAAGLTLKWDKVREFRDRFQHYVEEHISPQQTEPMLNIDAEIDFKDITKHLQADLKRFSPFGPCNQKPIFCTNRVYDYGTSKVVGREQEHIKLELVDSKSSTVLNGIAFGQSAAARYIKSKRSFDIAFTIEENIFKKNQVQLQIEDIRPNEG; from the coding sequence ATGCATTTTAAATGGAATTACGAATCACCAACACCTGAACAGCAAAAAGCAGCTGAAGAATTAGGCGCCAAGCTAAATATGAGCCCAGTTCTTGCCCATTTGCTCATCAAGCGCGAGATTACAACAGAGTCTGCAGCCAAACGGTTCTTCCGTCCACAACTCTCAGATCTCATCAATCCATTCCTGATGAAAGACATGGATATTGCCGTAGACCGCCTGAACGATGCTATGGGTAGAAAGGAACGTATCCTTGTTTACGGAGACTATGACGTAGACGGATGCACCGCCGTTGCCCTGGTGTACAAATTCTTGCAGCAATTCTATTCAAACATCGACTACTACATTCCCGACCGCTACGACGAAGGTTACGGAGTGAGTAAGAAAGGAATAGATTTTGCTCATCAGACTGGTGTAAAATTGATTATTATTCTAGACTGCGGAATCAAGGCTATTCAGGAGATAGAATATGCCAAGAGTCTGGGAATAGACTTCATCATCTGCGACCATCACGTTCCTGACGATGTGATGCCACCTGCTGTGGCCATACTCAATCCGAAGCGTCCTGACGATCCATTCCCATTCAAGCATCTCTGCGGATGCGGTGTAGGGTTCAAGTTTATGCAGGCTTTTGCCAAGAACAACAACATTCCGTTCTCCAGGCTCATTCCTCTGCTCGACTTCTGCGCCGTGAGTATTGCTGCCGACATTGTGCCGGTGGTAGATGAGAACAGAATACTCGCCTTCCATGGTCTTAAGTTGCTGAATACCAATCCAAGTATCGGTCTGAAATCCATCATTGACATCTGCGGACTGAACGGACGCGAGCTCTCTATGAGTGATATTGTGTTCAAGATTGGTCCCCGCATCAATGCTTCAGGCAGAATGGAGAACGGCAAGCTGAGCGTAGATCTGCTGGTAGAAAGAGACTATTCCTCAGCCCTGCGCATGGCCAGACACATCAATGAGTACAATGAGCAGCGCAAAGACATAGACAAGCAGATGACTGAAGAAGCCAACGGTATCGTATCGCGTCTGGAAAGCATGAAACACAACTCCAGCATCGTGCTCTATGATGAAGGCTGGAAAAAGGGAGTCATTGGCATTGTTGCTTCCCGACTCACCGAAATCTACTTCCGCCCTACCATTGTTCTGACCCGGGATGGTGATATGGCTACAGGTTCAGCACGTAGCGTAACGGGATTTGACATCTACTCAGCCATCAAGAGTTGCCGCGACCTCCTGCTCAATTTCGGTGGTCATACCTATGCTGCCGGACTTACCTTGAAATGGGATAAGGTTAGAGAGTTCAGAGACAGGTTCCAGCATTATGTAGAAGAGCATATTTCGCCTCAACAGACAGAACCGATGCTCAACATAGATGCTGAAATTGACTTTAAAGACATTACCAAGCATCTGCAGGCCGACTTGAAGCGCTTCTCTCCTTTCGGTCCATGTAACCAGAAACCTATTTTCTGCACCAACCGGGTATATGATTATGGTACCAGCAAGGTGGTGGGCAGAGAACAGGAACACATCAAGTTGGAACTGGTAGACTCAAAATCGAGCACGGTCTTAAACGGCATCGCTTTCGGTCAGAGTGCAGCTGCCCGCTACATTAAGAGTAAGCGAAGTTTCGACATAGCCTTCACCATAGAAGAGAATATTTTTAAGAAAAACCAAGTTCAACTTCAGATAGAAGACATCCGTCCAAACGAAGGATGA